From the genome of Sphingobacterium sp. UGAL515B_05:
AACTTACCCACTTGGTGTTTTCAATCAATAAATTACATGCCTTCCATGATGGAAATAAAAGAACTTCTATAGGAGTTGGGGCTAGTTTTTTAGAACTAAATGGCTTCGACCATATAGTAACGAAATTTATAAGGGAAATGGAAAATATAGCGGTTTGCGTTGCAGACAACATAATCTACCGTGATTTTTTGGAAGAAATAATTCAATCAATTTTATTTGAAGACGATTATAATGAATCCCTGAAACTTAAAATTTTAGGTGCTTTACAAACAATTACTAATCAAGAAGATAATGAGTCTTCATTAGAAGGGAATGAATTTTAAAAACCCCAATATAAATCAGAGCATTGAAAAAGCCACTCCCTTTCGTAAATGGCTGAAAATAAATATCTATAAACTTTAAAAGTATTTGATTACAGTTTTTCGATTTCTTCGATAGAAAGCCCGGTGCCTTTAGCAATATCAGCAATAGGTAAACCCATTTTCTTAAACTCTAGTGCAATGGCAATAGCTTCTTCACGCTTACCTTTTTCAATGCCAGTCTTAAGACCTTTTTCTCGTTCCTGTTTTTTTATTGTTTCAATTACTCCCATTTCAATTGTGCCTCCTGTCACTTGATAAATGTATTGGTCAAATTTACTATTTATTTCTTTATCTCGTATAAATAGAAAACTCTTTAAAAAAACTAAAAAGCTCATTATACGATCTTTACTGTATCGATTCGTCTGAATCAGTGTACGTGCAATTATACTCCGCTGCTCCGCCAGCTCTTCTTCAGGAACTTTATCTTCCTGTAAGGATTTCTGACAAGCTAATACAATATACGCAAAAATATTGTCCATAACAAGAAGCTCATCCTCGCTATGATCAAAGATCTGATAATTAAGATAACGGAATTCCAACGATGTTCGGAATAATGTATAACTGTAGATAGCGGGCCGCCGCTGGCTACGATCGCCCGTAAAAACAGCTATCGTCTCTACTGGAACTCGATATCGGTCCAATAGACGATAATGGTACTGAAATATCCGATGTGAAAATCCCAGATCATTGCCTCCCTCTATTTCCGTATGCATCAAGATCCATTTCTCCGTACCATCTCGCAAAAACACCTTCACCAATAGATCCGCCATACGCTTGCCTTTTTTACGCTCACGGTCGGGGATGATCTCCAACAACTCTTTGTCCATAAACGTCAATCCCCGATCGAAATCAAAGATCGCCTCTGCTTCGGGATACATAAACCGCAGAAAGTCGGGAAAGTTATCTTCAAAGATAGCCTTCAGAAGTTCATCGCTCTTCTTTGAAGGCATAGACCCGTGCTGTACGCCCATAATTTGAGTCTTAATTATTTATTAATTGGTTAACAGTACAAAGATAGGAAACAACAAAATAAAATACTAATATAATTAGTATTTTTGTTTAAAAAGTAAAGTTATTACTTCACACCGAATTAGTTGATCCTTTGCATCTGTTGATACGTAAAAAGCTGTGGGTAATTTTTTGGAAGTTCAGTTGTCAGGTTATGCATTTGGAAATTATCACTTCTAATTCGACCATCAGGATCCATCAGTACATATCTCGGAATTCCGTTAAATTTAAATAATTCACGCAATGCTCTATATTCATCGGCAGAAACCCGATAGGATTCAAACATGCTATTTTTAACGATATAATCTTTATAAAACTCCATATCTGGAGTTCCATCGACGTCCGTCACAAAAACAAACGCCAAATTAGGATTATCTTTGAGTTTTAAGCGTTTTCCTTGCGACGATTCAATACCGGAGCGGCATGGGCCGCACCACTGTGCCCAAAAGTCCACAACAACGACTTTACCACGGTATTTATCTGTCATGCTCTTAAAAATAGTTGCAGCAGTTGTATGGGGTAGCAAATAGCCGTTTTTGGATTTCTTCACACGTTCCGCCAGTTGAAGCGCTTCATACCTTAAATCTCTATTTTTTAACACGGCCAATAATTGTTCTGTAGTTTTTGTTATCCCAACTGTATCAGCTGCACCATTTAATGCAGACCGCAAGGTACGTAGTTTCGCAACTTCCGAGACCAACGTAGTGGCTATCGTTGGGTTAGATTTTTGATTTGCCGAATCCAATACCAAATATAAATTCCCTTTACGTTGACTATTTAAGGCATCATAATAGACATCACGACTAAATAGTGTAGAATACTCAAATCGGTTAATAAAGGTTGAAAACTCATCCTGTACCAAAATAGCCGGATCATTTAAGTTTAAGCGAGCTATAAAATTAAAATAATCACTGGGTAGTGGCTCTTTTAGGAAGGCATTTGTAGGATTGTTACTTAGGTAATTCTTTCGATACATTTGCAGATCCATCAATTGCACTGCATACATGAGCGCAACTTGCGTATGGACTATATTTTTTATTTTTGGTGAAAAATCTGATTTCTTTAACCGTCCCTTTACTTCATTTTGCACCGAATCCCAAGCTGTCAAGAGTTGCTTTTTTATTGATGAAATTGGTTGCTCTTTCAAACGCCTTTCCATGCCCTGATAAAAGGCACGGGTGTTATTTCCCCAATCAAAGCCTACAAGCAGCTGATTCTCGGCAGCAAGAGGGCCTTCAAAACCCATTAACGCTAAATTTTGATCTGCTGTAACGCGAAATCGCAACGCTAGCGTCTGTCCCGGTTCGATATAAAATTTAAATTGGTCATTTTTAAAGTTAAGGTAACTAGTTTTCGGATTAGTAGCCAAGAAGCTCGCCTCAAAACGACCATCAGGATAAACCTGTACGGTAGTCGGATAATCTTCACGAGTCAGCTCATTACTGCTATAAATAATACCACTTGTAAATTCTAATGCAGGACTATAACCTTCGATAAATCCAACTAAACGTACCGTATCAAATTGGAAAAATTTGTCTTTATACGATACTAGATTTTTTTTCACTTTAGCATCCGCCAGCTTTTGCTTTATCCAGTCATTTGGATCAACTTTAAGCGGTTTTTCAGCAGATGATTGCGCTATAGCAAATGACAACAAGAAGAAAGTAAATAAAGAAAGTAATGATAACTTCATAACTAGGCTATTGGTTTCCATAAAGTTAATCATTTCATTTAGACAACAACGAATAAAATGGTTATAATTTAAATTTCCCTTCCCATAGGAATAAACCAATTTTTGAATAGATACAATAGATTGATTATTCATCCAATTAGATAAATTTCCGATAGGAAGACTTATGAGCAGCAGCCGCATATAATATACTAACTGCTAGAGAAATAAAATTTGAACCATGCAATAACTTTCAGTTATTATAACTATCTTTAAAATTATACAAAACTTAAAAATCACACCGCTTGCTTACTCTAATCGCAAAAAATATGCAATTTAAAACACCTCTCCGCCCTCTGCTTTTTGTCTGCGCCATCGGCCTGTTGTTTAGTTCTTGTCAAAAGGACGGCCCTTCTGAGCAGAAGGATCTTATCGATATTGAAACGAGAGATGCTGCATGGACGAAATTGAGTATCCCGGGACAGCTTAGAGGCACATCGGCTATTTATGGCAATATTGACGACACCTTGGTTGTGGCCACCATGTACAAGATTTATATGACTACAGATAAAGGAGCTTCGTGGCAAATGGTCAACGATGCTGGATTTGGCATACCTAGCTTCAGTATGTATCAGGGAGAACTGATGGCTTTAAGTAATTTCCAAGACCATTCGACAAGTCCGACTTTATTCTCGTTGGACCAGGGTAAAAATTGGAGCAGAAAGGGCAAATATGGGTATGAAGTCTATGATAAAATACAGGTCAATCGAAAAGAAACAAAGATCAGTGAAAACGAATCTTACAAAATCATCCCGCAGCCGAAAGAAATCATCGACAAAGAATATGGACGTCCGTTAATGCAGCCCGACAAATTAGTAAGGGTTACTGATAAAGGTGAACAGCTACTTGATTTTCCTTTCCGCCGACAACTGAACTATATTTACCACGATAAGAAAAACCGACTTTATATTGGCGCGGAAGGAACACGTTTTGAGTGGACTGTCAAAGGGAATGAGCGTACTTATCCGAAATCCACAGATACAGCGATCATTTACATCAGCAAACTCCCTATCAACGGACGATAACGAAACAACACTTAATTATTCGGAAAGAACAAGCGAATGATCGTCCCCTTACCCAGCTTACTGGAGAGATTAACGTTACCGTCCAGACGTTCCATCAACTCCTTAACTAAAGAGAGTCCTATCCCTGAGCCCTGTGCTGCAAGCGCATTTTTTGCGCGCTCATGGGCTTTAAATACAACATCCAGGTCTTCATCTGGAATGCCGATCCCATTATCTTCCAAATAGTAAACAATGCCTTTGCTTGTCTTTTCACTATAGATCGCCAGATAATCCTGCTCGGTATCTTTGGCATATTTCACAGCATTGGAAATGAGATTAAAAAAAATCTGATAAGCAACCCCACAGTCTGCATCCAGCTTGTAGAGATTTCCCAATCTAAACTCCAACTGTGATGCTGGATAAATAAGCTTTACCTCATCTATCCATTCTGCAATCTTTTTATCCATTTCTAAACATTCCCTAACCGGATTGACAGCTCTTATTTTATTTAGCTGAAGGGTTTGGTTGATAATAGACTGAATATTTTCTATGGCAGCTTGCATATTGTCGAACCATTTTTGCTGAACATCTTTAGGCAGACTTATATTTTTACGCAGCATATCATTTCCCATCTTTAGAATAGATAATGGGTTTTTTAAGTCATGTGAAAGGGTATTGGATAATAGATCCAGCTTTCTATTAAAAGATATTTGCTCTTTTTGGCTTTCAGCTTTATCATAGGCAAGTTTTCTTTCCGTCACATCCCATGAGGAATGTAAAATAGCATAAGTATTTCCTTTTTCGTCCAATAATGCTTTGTATTCGAAATCAAAGTACCGTTTGATAATATTTCTCCCGGATACGATATCTGCCGGAGTATCCTTGGCACGATAGGTAATCCCTGTCTTCCACACATTTTTCAAAATAGATGAAAACCCTTCTTTTTCAAAGCTGGGAAAACAGGCACACAAAGTATGTCCTAAAATTGAGCTGCTTGCATGCCATGTATCCAGCATCGCCTGGTTGGCAAAGGCAATATTGAGGTCCGCACTATCATAGATAGCCGTGGCTAAAGGAGACCGCTCCAGAACAGACAACAAAAAGTGCTCATCAAAAGGCATACAGAAAGAAATTTAGCAATCGTGAATGTATAGATATAGGGAACTCTAAAAAAATAAAGCAACAGAAATGATGCCATTCTTTATATCCCTTTTTCGTATCTTAACCTCTAAGAAAGTTTAAGATGAATAAAGTAGGAAAAAAAATTAGGTTACTTCGGCACCAAAAAGGTTGGA
Proteins encoded in this window:
- a CDS encoding Fic family protein; amino-acid sequence: MISHDIRLNNISDSKKKISGGLSGVENIGYIASVIEKVKDDLYYPEFENKLTHLVFSINKLHAFHDGNKRTSIGVGASFLELNGFDHIVTKFIREMENIAVCVADNIIYRDFLEEIIQSILFEDDYNESLKLKILGALQTITNQEDNESSLEGNEF
- a CDS encoding TlpA disulfide reductase family protein — translated: MKLSLLSLFTFFLLSFAIAQSSAEKPLKVDPNDWIKQKLADAKVKKNLVSYKDKFFQFDTVRLVGFIEGYSPALEFTSGIIYSSNELTREDYPTTVQVYPDGRFEASFLATNPKTSYLNFKNDQFKFYIEPGQTLALRFRVTADQNLALMGFEGPLAAENQLLVGFDWGNNTRAFYQGMERRLKEQPISSIKKQLLTAWDSVQNEVKGRLKKSDFSPKIKNIVHTQVALMYAVQLMDLQMYRKNYLSNNPTNAFLKEPLPSDYFNFIARLNLNDPAILVQDEFSTFINRFEYSTLFSRDVYYDALNSQRKGNLYLVLDSANQKSNPTIATTLVSEVAKLRTLRSALNGAADTVGITKTTEQLLAVLKNRDLRYEALQLAERVKKSKNGYLLPHTTAATIFKSMTDKYRGKVVVVDFWAQWCGPCRSGIESSQGKRLKLKDNPNLAFVFVTDVDGTPDMEFYKDYIVKNSMFESYRVSADEYRALRELFKFNGIPRYVLMDPDGRIRSDNFQMHNLTTELPKNYPQLFTYQQMQRIN
- a CDS encoding ATP-binding protein; amino-acid sequence: MPFDEHFLLSVLERSPLATAIYDSADLNIAFANQAMLDTWHASSSILGHTLCACFPSFEKEGFSSILKNVWKTGITYRAKDTPADIVSGRNIIKRYFDFEYKALLDEKGNTYAILHSSWDVTERKLAYDKAESQKEQISFNRKLDLLSNTLSHDLKNPLSILKMGNDMLRKNISLPKDVQQKWFDNMQAAIENIQSIINQTLQLNKIRAVNPVRECLEMDKKIAEWIDEVKLIYPASQLEFRLGNLYKLDADCGVAYQIFFNLISNAVKYAKDTEQDYLAIYSEKTSKGIVYYLEDNGIGIPDEDLDVVFKAHERAKNALAAQGSGIGLSLVKELMERLDGNVNLSSKLGKGTIIRLFFPNN